A stretch of Candidatus Nanogingivalaceae bacterium DNA encodes these proteins:
- a CDS encoding PH domain-containing protein produces the protein MNDKQSLAQKFEEKIAQNQNENLSFENSLGAPIRVQPVMQVEVPAGDPRVIKARHDQSVRMYPDITVDEDEYVVLSMRRHALGYLLNIIFSSIIAVFLISAWIIICFLPNPFPIPANFKPQLSLIFGSITVLLILITYINYVVYRANRLIITNERAIQWISNTIMNQRKQVINLEAIEDISYSREGILQHLFDYGTVRLSTIGDESTYTFPFAPNPDKKAEFLSDIVETARENQMLSDKLFEEGAKISVK, from the coding sequence ATGAACGATAAGCAAAGCCTAGCCCAGAAATTTGAGGAAAAAATTGCCCAGAATCAGAATGAAAATTTAAGTTTCGAAAATAGTCTGGGCGCGCCAATTCGAGTTCAGCCAGTTATGCAGGTTGAAGTTCCTGCTGGCGATCCACGCGTAATTAAAGCACGTCATGATCAATCGGTAAGAATGTATCCCGATATTACAGTTGATGAAGATGAATATGTTGTGCTTTCGATGCGTCGGCATGCACTAGGCTATTTGCTTAACATTATTTTTAGCTCAATTATTGCTGTTTTCTTGATTAGCGCCTGGATTATTATTTGCTTTTTACCAAATCCGTTTCCAATTCCAGCCAACTTTAAGCCGCAACTTTCATTAATCTTCGGTTCAATAACGGTGCTTTTAATTTTAATAACTTATATAAATTATGTTGTTTATCGAGCGAACAGATTAATCATAACAAATGAACGTGCAATTCAGTGGATTTCGAATACAATTATGAATCAGAGAAAGCAGGTTATTAACCTGGAAGCGATTGAAGATATCTCGTATTCTCGTGAAGGGATTTTACAGCATTTGTTTGATTATGGAACAGTGCGATTAAGCACTATTGGTGATGAGTCAACCTATACTTTTCCGTTTGCACCAAACCCGGACAAGAAAGCTGAATTTTTGAGCGATATCGTGGAGACAGCACGCGAAAATCAAATGCTTTCAGATAAACTTTTTGAAGAAGGTGCAAAAATATCGGTAAAATAA